Proteins encoded together in one Desulfuromonas acetexigens window:
- a CDS encoding HD domain-containing protein, whose product MTDLGLAAGQSVHAAFRVHRPQPKMAQNGKKYWSLALENSSGAIRAHIWEDRYRGREFYLDESKKIEVQGRVREFDRKLIVDIHDCREITRPEKDSWSLIPSRWFSQPGDAERLHFLTDQIETTALRDFLGGIFADDGLAWSFLTLPASHRHHHSWRGGLFCHSLECAEIVAVVPGFRHVETELGMVAALLHDIGKIRTQGSGTLRFQQRVLLPHDIFTLEILSRHLERLDQQWPEGGISLRYLLTWKPGRTVPAMTMAEIIACADRASAGQDRERQAFSALPKGSHLVIENRINRWRTPAPPEVKIGA is encoded by the coding sequence ATGACCGACTTGGGACTGGCCGCCGGCCAATCGGTGCATGCCGCCTTCCGCGTTCATCGCCCGCAACCCAAGATGGCGCAGAACGGCAAGAAGTATTGGTCGCTTGCGCTTGAAAACAGCAGTGGCGCGATTCGTGCCCATATCTGGGAAGATCGATATCGTGGGCGAGAGTTCTACCTGGACGAAAGCAAGAAGATCGAGGTTCAGGGCCGGGTGCGGGAATTTGACCGGAAGTTGATCGTGGATATTCATGACTGCCGGGAAATCACGCGCCCGGAAAAGGACTCGTGGAGTCTGATTCCAAGCCGGTGGTTTTCGCAGCCCGGCGACGCGGAGCGTTTGCATTTTCTGACGGATCAGATTGAGACGACGGCTTTACGGGATTTTCTCGGAGGAATTTTTGCCGACGATGGGCTGGCTTGGTCATTTTTGACCTTGCCGGCAAGCCATCGCCACCATCATTCGTGGCGAGGCGGTCTCTTTTGCCATAGCCTCGAATGCGCGGAGATAGTAGCCGTCGTGCCCGGATTTCGGCATGTCGAAACCGAGTTGGGGATGGTCGCGGCGCTGTTGCACGATATCGGGAAAATCCGGACTCAGGGCTCAGGCACCTTGCGGTTTCAGCAGCGGGTTCTGTTGCCGCATGATATTTTTACGCTGGAAATTCTTTCGCGGCATCTGGAACGACTCGATCAACAATGGCCCGAAGGGGGGATCTCATTGCGTTATCTGCTGACCTGGAAGCCCGGCCGCACCGTTCCCGCCATGACCATGGCCGAAATAATTGCGTGTGCGGATCGTGCCAGTGCCGGACAGGACCGGGAGCGTCAGGCTTTTTCCGCCCTTCCCAAAGGCTCTCACTTGGTGATCGAGAACAGGATCAACCGTTGGAGAACGCCTGCTCCCCCCGAGGTGAAAATCGGGGCCTGA
- a CDS encoding site-specific integrase, with protein sequence MGSVRTRKETGLLFFDFNYKGFRCRESTRLPETAENQRKMEKMLKHIEAEITLGSFEYRKYFPNSKMLQKLELNESPSASAAPEQEGSDAPLFKEFAEEWLFENVVRWKRSYTANIRGILDNYLVKTFGEKKVSCITKGEILKFRSSLAKVTNGKRISPDRINHIITPLRMILNDAADRYHFTTPFSGIKQLTVADTQVDPFPLKEVWQVINNVPKRFMDNYIVRFFSGMRTSEIDGLKWEYVDFDRREILIRETLVRGQVETTKTVGSARSIAMSGPVYEALKRQHRKTGTKSEYVFCTAKGTPYNYSNITTRVWYPTLKKLKFKPRRPYQTRHTAATLWLASGENPEWIAKQMGHTSTKMLFTIYSRFVPNVTRMDGTAFESLISADAFLLREAL encoded by the coding sequence TGGAAAAGATGCTCAAGCATATCGAAGCGGAAATAACCCTGGGAAGCTTCGAGTATCGTAAATATTTCCCGAACTCGAAAATGCTTCAGAAGCTTGAACTCAATGAATCCCCCTCCGCGTCTGCGGCGCCGGAGCAGGAGGGAAGCGATGCCCCGTTGTTCAAGGAGTTCGCAGAGGAATGGCTGTTCGAGAATGTCGTGCGCTGGAAGCGGTCTTATACGGCCAATATTCGCGGCATTCTGGATAACTACCTGGTGAAAACCTTTGGGGAAAAGAAAGTCAGCTGCATCACCAAGGGGGAAATTCTGAAATTCCGTTCGTCTCTCGCCAAAGTTACCAACGGAAAACGAATTTCACCTGACCGGATCAATCACATCATCACGCCTTTGCGGATGATTCTCAATGACGCAGCTGACAGGTACCACTTTACCACGCCTTTTTCGGGAATAAAACAGTTGACGGTGGCGGATACGCAGGTTGACCCGTTCCCCCTCAAAGAGGTCTGGCAGGTCATCAACAATGTGCCGAAACGGTTCATGGATAACTACATCGTGCGGTTCTTCAGCGGGATGCGCACCTCGGAGATCGATGGTCTGAAATGGGAATATGTCGACTTTGACCGCCGGGAAATTCTGATTCGGGAGACGCTGGTCAGGGGGCAGGTCGAAACGACGAAGACCGTCGGGTCGGCACGATCCATCGCCATGTCCGGTCCGGTCTATGAGGCGCTGAAACGGCAGCACCGGAAAACGGGAACGAAATCCGAATATGTCTTTTGCACCGCCAAGGGCACGCCCTACAACTACAGCAATATTACGACCCGGGTCTGGTATCCCACGTTGAAGAAACTGAAGTTCAAGCCCCGGCGGCCCTATCAGACCAGGCATACTGCGGCAACGCTGTGGCTGGCTTCCGGCGAGAACCCCGAATGGATCGCCAAGCAAATGGGGCATACTTCGACCAAGATGTTGTTCACGATCTACAGCCGGTTTGTCCCCAACGTGACACGCATGGATGGGACGGCATTCGAGTCGCTGATTTCCGCTGATGCATTTCTGTTGCGGGAGGCGTTATGA